Proteins encoded by one window of Leptolyngbyaceae cyanobacterium:
- a CDS encoding sigma-70 family RNA polymerase sigma factor: MKIATNRIQEIESYSQSVTLPSHRYSTKDTKSFFWLEWQAYRNHLYFCCLKWMKSNPIDAEDVLSQAMLKAWNEWQKSEGKIKHPKAWFTRITYNFCMDVHRKNKREALRIAKIEEIKFEDCPVFSARAEFPESNILDREMRLYLRHQIESLPTRLRQPFILYCCQEKSYQDIAKQLTCTEETVRKCVREARLILQKHLIKYIAGEDDTALNSVSSSLNLEIPLAEKSPPSSNWESLIPTKSPDEEISYQITVLCQETLPHHWYSSVNPLGWR, translated from the coding sequence ATGAAAATCGCTACCAATAGAATTCAGGAAATCGAATCATATTCTCAATCAGTTACTCTACCAAGTCACCGATATAGTACTAAAGATACAAAATCATTTTTTTGGCTGGAATGGCAGGCATATCGAAATCATCTTTACTTTTGCTGTCTTAAGTGGATGAAATCTAACCCAATTGATGCCGAAGATGTACTGAGTCAGGCAATGCTGAAAGCCTGGAATGAATGGCAAAAATCTGAAGGTAAAATAAAACATCCTAAAGCTTGGTTCACTCGAATTACCTACAACTTCTGCATGGACGTGCATCGAAAAAATAAACGAGAAGCACTAAGAATTGCCAAAATTGAGGAGATTAAATTTGAAGATTGCCCTGTATTCTCTGCAAGGGCAGAATTTCCCGAATCTAATATTCTAGATCGAGAGATGCGGTTATATCTCCGCCATCAAATTGAATCCTTGCCTACCAGACTTCGCCAGCCTTTTATCTTGTACTGCTGTCAAGAAAAATCTTATCAAGATATTGCCAAACAACTTACTTGCACTGAAGAAACCGTTCGCAAATGCGTTAGAGAAGCCCGCCTAATTCTGCAAAAGCATTTAATCAAATATATCGCTGGGGAAGATGATACTGCTCTAAATTCCGTCTCATCATCTTTAAATTTGGAAATTCCTTTGGCAGAAAAGTCCCCACCTTCCTCTAATTGGGAATCATTAATTCCCACCAAAAGTCCGGATGAAGAAATTAGCTATCAAATCACCGTACTATGTCAGGAAACCTTACCACATCATTGGTACAGTTCCGTCAATCCTCTGGGCTGGAGATGA
- a CDS encoding TIGR01777 family oxidoreductase → MKVAIAGATGFVGSSLVQRLQAEGHQVLVLTRNPDHARKVFPSSNFPNLEIVAYTPTESGDWQTSISGCDGVVNLAGESIAEGRWTPERKQSILDSRQLGTAKIVEAIARSNSKPSVMVNASGIGYYGTSETATFDESSPSGDDFLAQVCQAWEAEASKVKDLGVRLVILRFGIVLGMGGAIAKMLPPFKLFAGGPIGSGRQWFSWIHRDDLVSLILYSLTHPQMQGVFNATAPHPVKMTEFSQTFGQVLHRPSWLPVPSFALEVLLGDSAKVVLEGQQVLPKRTLESGFQYKYSTLKPAIEEVVS, encoded by the coding sequence ATGAAAGTAGCGATCGCAGGTGCAACGGGATTTGTCGGCAGTAGTTTAGTACAACGACTGCAAGCAGAAGGACATCAAGTACTGGTCTTAACTCGAAATCCAGACCATGCTAGAAAGGTGTTTCCCAGCAGTAACTTCCCCAATCTAGAAATAGTTGCCTATACACCCACTGAATCCGGTGATTGGCAGACTAGTATATCTGGTTGTGATGGGGTGGTAAATCTGGCAGGAGAATCGATCGCAGAAGGACGCTGGACGCCAGAACGCAAGCAATCGATTTTAGATAGTCGTCAACTCGGTACGGCGAAAATCGTCGAAGCAATTGCTCGATCGAACTCTAAACCATCAGTAATGGTCAATGCTTCCGGCATCGGTTACTATGGCACCAGCGAAACCGCCACCTTTGACGAAAGCAGTCCTAGCGGCGATGATTTCCTAGCGCAAGTTTGCCAAGCTTGGGAAGCAGAAGCTAGCAAAGTCAAGGATTTGGGTGTACGCTTAGTAATTCTGCGTTTCGGGATCGTACTGGGAATGGGAGGTGCGATCGCCAAAATGCTACCTCCATTTAAACTCTTTGCAGGTGGGCCAATCGGCAGCGGTCGTCAGTGGTTCTCTTGGATTCATAGAGACGATTTAGTGAGCCTGATTTTGTATTCCCTCACCCACCCGCAAATGCAAGGTGTATTTAATGCTACCGCTCCTCATCCAGTTAAAATGACCGAATTTTCCCAAACTTTCGGCCAAGTTCTCCACCGTCCTTCATGGTTACCCGTACCCAGTTTTGCCTTAGAAGTATTACTGGGGGATTCTGCCAAAGTAGTTTTGGAAGGTCAACAGGTTTTGCCAAAACGCACCTTAGAATCTGGTTTTCAATATAAATATTCAACTTTGAAGCCAGCAATAGAAGAGGTGGTCAGTTAA
- the psb28 gene encoding photosystem II reaction center protein Psb28 codes for MISSNPSIEFFEGISEELSNVSLRRNRNTGVRSVLMTFERLKSLEKFNSFTKKFSKSLCLIDAEGVISVEPSSVKFLFGGPEGDDLERVECAFEIDREDHWERFMRFMNRYAEANGMAYGER; via the coding sequence ATGATTTCCTCAAATCCCTCGATCGAATTTTTTGAAGGTATTTCCGAAGAACTCAGTAATGTTAGCTTGCGGCGAAATCGCAACACTGGGGTTCGTTCCGTGTTAATGACCTTCGAGCGGTTAAAATCTTTGGAAAAATTCAATAGTTTTACCAAAAAGTTTTCTAAATCCTTGTGCTTGATCGATGCAGAAGGGGTAATTAGCGTTGAACCTTCTTCGGTAAAATTTTTATTTGGTGGGCCAGAAGGAGATGATTTAGAGCGGGTAGAATGTGCCTTTGAGATCGATCGCGAAGATCACTGGGAACGATTTATGCGCTTCATGAACCGCTATGCTGAAGCAAATGGTATGGCTTATGGCGAAAGGTAA
- a CDS encoding CHASE2 domain-containing protein: protein MWPKLKKPISRWSSLLVTASSVAGLAIAANYIGVFQLLEWATLDRFFRWRPREPIDPRIAIVTIDEPDITHVGRWPISDEILAKLIENIKKERPIAIGLDLYRDLPVEPGHQKLVNVFKSTPNLIGVEKVVGDSVPPPSTLSKLDRVGMADLVLDADGKVRRGLLSVRGKDGKTKLSLATKLALIYLEKEGINLRMVDAKKKHLGLGKAVFVPLIGNEGGYVNANAGGYQILLNYRGDLTNFYTVPLKDVLENRIPSGSLRDRIVLIGATGASLNDLFFTPYSSNFFTSPQRTPGVIIHANLASQIISGALEGRPFIKVWPKKIEWLWIITWSFIGATGSWNLLQTNLLKNNLSFKWLAFGSAVSIGAGSLIGGSYVAFLASWWLPVVPSLVAFTGSAIAIAGYHSLQLNREKIDLEILLENTTEHYDMVTAELEDKAEKARRESEKKLAQFLEALPVGVAVVDANGNFNYLNRAAEHLLGKTFISDITTERLPEVYQLYIAGTNQIYPFEKLPVFRALMGESSATEDIEIHQGEQIIPIESWATPIYDESGTISYAILAFQDITERKKAESERLKLTNQVLQLNVAYSRFVPRQFLQLLNKESIINVELGDQVQKQMSVLFSDIRDFTSLSEIMTPEDNFKFINAYLSRMEPAIIENQGFIDKYIGDAIMALFSGEADNAVKAGISMLHLLHEYNQTRGRPGRPPIEIGIGINTGLMMLGTVGGRSRMDGTVISDAVNVASRVEGLTKNYGVSLLISQDTFFSLNNPNDYAIRLIDKVKVKGKSVSVTVYEVFDADPPKIKEGKLLTKTIFEQAISVYSLGNLLEASRLFGYCLHINPGDKVAKIYQQRCQGEEGLGAKG, encoded by the coding sequence ATGTGGCCAAAACTAAAAAAGCCTATTAGTCGATGGAGCAGCTTATTAGTTACAGCATCCAGCGTGGCAGGATTAGCGATCGCAGCTAATTATATCGGCGTATTCCAGCTTTTAGAATGGGCCACTCTCGATCGATTTTTTCGCTGGCGTCCCCGCGAACCGATCGATCCTCGAATTGCGATCGTGACAATTGACGAACCAGATATTACTCATGTAGGTCGATGGCCGATTTCCGATGAAATTCTCGCTAAATTAATCGAAAATATCAAAAAAGAACGACCAATAGCCATTGGTTTAGACCTTTATCGAGATTTACCTGTAGAGCCAGGTCACCAAAAGTTAGTCAATGTATTTAAATCCACCCCTAATTTAATCGGCGTGGAAAAAGTAGTGGGAGATAGCGTTCCTCCCCCATCAACTTTAAGCAAACTCGATCGCGTAGGCATGGCTGATTTAGTCTTAGATGCCGATGGTAAAGTGCGTCGAGGTTTACTATCAGTCAGAGGCAAAGATGGGAAAACTAAATTAAGTTTGGCAACCAAATTAGCTTTGATCTATCTGGAAAAAGAAGGCATTAATCTCCGGATGGTCGATGCGAAAAAAAAGCATTTGGGGTTAGGTAAAGCAGTATTCGTGCCTTTAATTGGTAATGAAGGAGGGTACGTTAACGCTAATGCGGGTGGTTACCAAATTTTATTGAATTATCGCGGAGATTTAACAAACTTTTATACAGTACCGCTCAAAGATGTATTAGAAAACCGCATACCGTCCGGTAGTTTGCGCGATCGCATCGTACTAATCGGTGCAACGGGAGCTAGCCTTAACGACCTTTTTTTTACTCCTTATAGTAGTAATTTTTTCACCAGTCCCCAACGAACGCCAGGGGTAATTATTCATGCTAATTTAGCCAGCCAAATTATTAGCGGTGCGTTAGAAGGACGCCCTTTTATTAAAGTTTGGCCAAAAAAAATCGAATGGTTATGGATTATTACTTGGTCTTTTATCGGCGCAACTGGTAGTTGGAATCTCCTTCAGACCAACCTGTTAAAAAATAATCTTTCCTTCAAATGGTTAGCATTCGGGAGTGCGGTTTCGATCGGTGCAGGTAGCTTAATTGGTGGGAGTTACGTAGCTTTTTTAGCTAGTTGGTGGTTACCTGTAGTTCCCTCCCTAGTAGCATTTACCGGATCGGCGATCGCGATCGCCGGTTACCACAGCTTACAACTCAACCGCGAAAAAATCGATCTGGAAATTCTGCTAGAAAATACCACCGAACACTACGATATGGTAACTGCTGAGTTGGAAGACAAAGCAGAAAAAGCACGACGAGAAAGCGAAAAAAAACTCGCGCAATTTTTAGAAGCACTCCCAGTAGGAGTAGCTGTTGTAGATGCCAACGGCAACTTTAATTATTTAAATCGAGCGGCAGAACATTTGCTTGGCAAAACATTCATATCCGATATTACTACCGAGCGATTGCCAGAAGTTTATCAACTCTATATAGCGGGAACCAATCAAATATATCCCTTTGAAAAATTACCCGTATTTCGCGCTCTCATGGGAGAATCTTCCGCTACCGAAGATATCGAAATTCATCAAGGAGAACAAATCATTCCCATCGAAAGTTGGGCAACCCCCATTTACGACGAATCCGGTACTATAAGTTATGCAATTCTCGCTTTTCAAGACATCACCGAACGAAAAAAAGCCGAGTCGGAAAGATTGAAATTAACCAATCAAGTCTTGCAACTCAACGTTGCTTATTCCCGCTTTGTTCCCCGTCAATTTCTGCAACTTTTAAACAAAGAAAGTATTATTAACGTCGAATTAGGCGACCAAGTACAAAAGCAAATGTCAGTTTTGTTTTCCGACATTCGCGACTTCACTAGTCTCTCGGAAATCATGACTCCAGAAGATAATTTTAAATTTATTAATGCTTATCTAAGCCGCATGGAACCTGCAATTATCGAAAACCAAGGATTTATTGATAAATATATTGGGGATGCGATTATGGCACTGTTTAGCGGTGAAGCAGATAATGCCGTGAAAGCAGGCATTTCCATGCTTCATTTATTACATGAATACAATCAAACCAGGGGCAGACCAGGGCGACCGCCGATCGAAATAGGCATTGGCATCAATACTGGTTTAATGATGTTAGGTACTGTGGGCGGTCGCTCTCGCATGGATGGCACGGTGATCAGCGATGCTGTTAACGTAGCGTCTCGCGTAGAAGGATTAACGAAAAATTATGGCGTATCTTTATTGATTTCTCAAGATACTTTTTTTTCTCTTAATAACCCTAATGATTATGCAATTCGCTTGATCGATAAAGTGAAAGTTAAGGGTAAATCGGTTAGCGTCACTGTTTATGAAGTATTTGATGCCGATCCTCCGAAAATCAAAGAGGGTAAATTATTAACTAAAACTATATTTGAACAAGCTATATCCGTTTACAGTCTAGGTAATTTATTGGAAGCATCTCGCTTATTTGGTTACTGTTTACACATTAATCCTGGGGATAAAGTGGCGAAAATTTACCAGCAACGCTGTCAAGGGGAAGAAGGGCTAGGGGCTAAGGGCTAG
- a CDS encoding DUF928 domain-containing protein — translation MTKTKNLISVSLFSIALSLELAIVPGFLTKVQAQTSTDRSQTIRNNSVASVTFDPPAGDRPDDTAGGASRGEGCQSESASVCVVPLMPNTKNGLTIAERPTFFVYVPETSAKEIFFGLNDENNQNYYQTKIPIEGKSGILRFQLPANAPALEVGKNYRWTFIIIDEQGLRADSRGVEGSIQRVVANPTLVSQLQNQSLVQQAVLYGKNGIWYETLTSLAEARKSNPDLELTWQNLLKSVGLNAIATKPLID, via the coding sequence ATGACTAAAACAAAAAATCTTATATCTGTAAGTCTTTTTTCGATCGCTCTATCCCTAGAACTAGCTATCGTTCCAGGCTTTTTAACTAAAGTACAGGCCCAAACTTCCACAGATCGGTCTCAAACTATCCGCAATAATTCTGTAGCGAGCGTTACATTCGATCCCCCAGCAGGCGATCGACCGGATGACACGGCAGGAGGCGCGTCTCGCGGTGAAGGATGTCAGTCCGAATCTGCTAGTGTATGCGTCGTTCCTTTAATGCCAAATACCAAAAACGGGTTAACGATTGCCGAACGTCCGACATTTTTCGTGTACGTACCGGAAACTTCAGCTAAAGAAATATTTTTCGGATTGAACGACGAAAATAATCAAAATTATTACCAAACAAAAATTCCGATCGAAGGTAAATCCGGTATTCTCCGATTTCAACTGCCAGCTAACGCACCGGCGTTAGAAGTGGGGAAAAATTATCGCTGGACTTTTATTATTATTGACGAACAGGGACTCCGAGCAGATAGTCGGGGAGTAGAGGGAAGTATTCAACGAGTAGTAGCAAATCCCACCTTAGTCAGTCAGTTACAAAACCAATCTCTGGTACAACAGGCAGTTTTGTATGGCAAAAACGGGATTTGGTACGAAACATTAACTAGTTTGGCAGAAGCTAGAAAATCAAACCCTGATTTAGAACTTACCTGGCAAAACCTATTAAAATCAGTGGGATTAAATGCGATCGCAACTAAGCCGTTGATCGACTAA
- a CDS encoding CHAT domain-containing protein yields MIKIRSIIKLIYYPFWWGLLTFLIVTAVLPAIAKENFRPIQNADIQNNHLKSAVENNDNSLLESGRTLYNNGRFADAIEIWQQAVKELEKNGDYPQLALTLSYLSNAYQELGQWEAAKIAIERSLSILKNQPNAAILARSLNTQGSIQLARGQTETALDTWKQAEKIYRQAGDETGILGSQINQAQALQNLGMYRRAKVTLEEVNSRLQTMSDSPIKAAGLRSLGVALQVVGDLTRSQQVLQQSLTISEQLNSPADVSNAMFSLANTLRSLKKPQEALEFYRQSARIATNSLAKVTAQLNELSLLLETQEITKAETLLPTIQTQLAKLSPSREAIYAEVNFAQSLMKIADPQTKLSVSAIANYQEIGRNLAKAVQAARILKDPRAESYSLGQLAEVYEKTQQWEAAEDLTKQALILAQQINASDIIARWQSHLGRLFKQQGEVTKAIVAYTEAVNNLKSLRTDLVAINPDVQFSFQESVEPVYRQLVGLLLQYNPGQTDLEKAREVIEALQLAELDNFFREACLDVKPQRIDSIDPTAAVIYPIILPDRLAVIVSLPGKPLQYYQSAASQADVEKTVDSLLESFNPFFSSQDRLKLSQQIYDWLIRPEEAKLAENKIKTLVFVLDGALRNLPMTALYDGKQYLIEKYALAVTPGLQLLAPRSLAQQQLKVLTAGITEARQGFSALPGVKLELAEIAAELPVKLFLDREFTPTNLQNQIQANSFSIVHLATHGQFSSNPEETFILTWNDKIKVKQFEDLLRFREQGTTNPIELLVLSACQTASGDRRAALGLAGVAVRSGARSTLGTLWSVKDQSTAILMAEFYQQISRGVSKAEALRQAQLTLYKQPKYQHPFYWAPFILVGNWL; encoded by the coding sequence ATGATAAAAATTCGTTCTATAATTAAACTAATTTATTATCCTTTCTGGTGGGGATTGTTAACTTTTTTAATAGTTACCGCAGTTTTACCAGCGATCGCCAAAGAAAACTTTCGACCGATTCAAAATGCAGACATTCAAAATAATCATTTAAAGTCAGCAGTTGAAAATAATGATAATAGTTTATTAGAATCAGGCCGAACTTTATACAATAATGGGAGATTCGCCGACGCCATAGAAATTTGGCAACAAGCTGTTAAAGAATTAGAAAAAAATGGGGATTACCCACAACTTGCTCTCACCCTCAGTTACCTGTCTAACGCTTATCAAGAATTGGGACAATGGGAAGCAGCGAAAATTGCGATCGAGCGAAGTCTAAGCATCTTAAAAAATCAACCTAATGCCGCTATCCTCGCCCGATCTTTGAATACTCAAGGCAGTATCCAATTAGCCAGAGGACAAACAGAAACCGCTTTGGATACTTGGAAACAAGCCGAAAAAATCTACCGACAAGCTGGCGACGAAACGGGAATTTTAGGTAGCCAAATTAATCAAGCCCAAGCTTTACAAAATTTAGGAATGTATCGGCGGGCAAAGGTTACCTTAGAAGAGGTAAATTCTCGCCTACAAACTATGTCCGATTCTCCGATTAAAGCGGCTGGGTTGAGAAGTTTAGGCGTAGCGTTGCAAGTAGTAGGAGATTTAACGCGATCGCAACAAGTTTTACAACAAAGTTTAACCATTAGCGAACAGTTAAACTCTCCTGCTGATGTCAGCAACGCGATGTTTAGTTTGGCGAATACCCTCCGCAGTTTAAAAAAGCCTCAAGAAGCTTTAGAATTTTATCGCCAATCAGCACGAATTGCTACTAATTCTCTGGCTAAAGTAACCGCGCAATTAAACGAATTAAGCTTGTTATTAGAAACCCAAGAAATAACGAAAGCCGAAACTTTATTACCGACTATTCAAACACAGCTAGCAAAATTATCACCCAGTCGAGAAGCTATTTATGCAGAAGTGAATTTTGCCCAAAGTTTGATGAAAATAGCCGATCCGCAAACGAAGCTTTCCGTTTCTGCGATCGCCAATTACCAAGAGATCGGTCGAAATTTGGCTAAAGCAGTGCAAGCAGCCAGAATACTTAAAGATCCTAGAGCGGAATCTTATTCACTCGGACAATTAGCAGAAGTATATGAAAAAACCCAACAATGGGAAGCGGCGGAAGATCTAACAAAACAAGCGCTGATTTTAGCACAACAAATTAATGCTTCTGATATTATTGCTCGTTGGCAATCACATTTGGGCAGACTTTTTAAACAACAGGGAGAAGTTACCAAAGCGATCGTTGCTTACACGGAAGCTGTCAATAACTTAAAATCTCTGCGGACAGATTTAGTGGCAATTAATCCAGACGTGCAGTTTTCTTTTCAAGAAAGTGTCGAGCCTGTTTATCGTCAATTAGTAGGTTTGTTATTGCAATACAATCCCGGTCAAACTGATTTGGAAAAAGCGAGAGAAGTAATCGAAGCGTTACAACTAGCAGAATTAGATAACTTTTTCCGGGAAGCTTGTTTGGATGTTAAACCACAAAGAATCGATAGTATAGATCCGACAGCCGCCGTGATTTATCCGATTATTTTACCAGACCGTTTGGCAGTGATTGTTTCTTTACCTGGTAAACCATTACAATACTATCAATCGGCGGCTTCCCAAGCAGATGTGGAAAAAACGGTGGATTCTTTGTTAGAGTCATTCAATCCATTTTTTTCTAGTCAAGATCGTTTGAAGCTTTCTCAACAAATTTACGATTGGCTAATTCGACCGGAGGAAGCAAAATTAGCTGAAAATAAAATTAAAACCCTGGTGTTCGTGCTGGATGGGGCGTTGCGAAACTTGCCGATGACCGCTCTTTATGATGGTAAGCAATATCTGATTGAAAAGTATGCTTTAGCGGTAACTCCTGGTTTGCAATTACTAGCACCCCGCTCTCTTGCTCAACAACAACTGAAAGTTTTAACAGCCGGGATTACGGAAGCTCGTCAAGGTTTTTCTGCTTTGCCTGGTGTTAAATTAGAATTAGCAGAAATTGCGGCTGAATTGCCTGTTAAGTTGTTTTTAGACCGAGAATTTACGCCGACTAATTTGCAAAATCAAATTCAAGCAAATTCTTTTTCGATCGTTCATTTAGCGACTCACGGACAATTTAGTTCTAACCCGGAAGAAACTTTTATCCTGACTTGGAATGACAAAATTAAGGTAAAGCAGTTTGAAGATTTGTTGCGCTTTAGAGAACAGGGAACGACAAATCCGATCGAATTGCTGGTTTTGAGTGCTTGTCAAACTGCATCGGGCGATCGGCGGGCGGCTTTGGGGTTGGCGGGCGTGGCGGTGCGATCGGGTGCTCGCAGCACTTTGGGAACGCTGTGGTCGGTCAAAGACCAATCGACAGCGATTTTAATGGCAGAATTTTATCAACAGATATCGCGGGGTGTCAGTAAAGCAGAAGCTCTCCGTCAAGCACAATTAACTTTATACAAGCAACCTAAATATCAACATCCTTTTTATTGGGCACCTTTTATTTTGGTGGGAAATTGGCTATAA
- a CDS encoding S-layer family protein, translating into MKQPDCWRWLTSTIFSLCLTTASPISAQIVPDNTLPNNTIAILDGNTIRIEGGTIFGSNLFHSFQDFSLPTGTEAFFNNNIDVQNIISRVTGTNISNIDGLIRANGTANLFLINPNGIIFGANARLNIGGSFIASTANNLTFADGSNFSATQPTAAPLLTVSVPVGLQFGPNLPGAIEVRGANLSVETGRTLGLVGGDVSISGGNNPSATGLTAGGIPIAIIEGNAIPTTPGGRIELGSVMQGNVTFNSTNNGFTFSYLNIPNFGNIELSQLARVDTSGTGGGEIQIQARNLQIKKGSRLSSFTLGNLPGGNMTVNASESIEITGTGNYEENVVRFVTGTVTPNNLRNGLFTIAFGAGKAGDITINTRDFMASNGSYIAASTFGGEGGNVTLNATRYVELSATFIATGTGVGNAGDAGKLTLNTSRFIAKNNGLLVTSSFGAGRGGDIEVNASDSIEITSSNPIPLSPTARAFGGIFTSGLGMGDAGELRVNTRQLILRNGAALAASSFAQGEGGDITIKATESLELTGNSPDGQLLSAITSVTEPGSTGRGGNLSIETDRVILRDGGRVSIRSRGSGDAGNLILDANSILMDNEGGLEGTSVSGEGGNFTVRSRNIQMRRNSFISATAGTEGGDGNGGNININADTLVALENSDITANSLTKQGGRVFINAQGIFGIQPRLLPTSESDITATGGTPDLNGTVQINTPDVTPGTVFIELPENFSDLSNQIVAGCPADRGNRFVVTGRGGLPPDPSQILRGRTVWRDLRPIDISDRTSVSSHYPSPISHSLIVEATQWVINANGEVELLAKSENSNYQFDNYTNCSG; encoded by the coding sequence ATGAAGCAGCCCGATTGCTGGCGATGGCTAACGAGTACGATTTTTAGTTTGTGCTTGACTACGGCTAGTCCGATTTCCGCACAAATCGTTCCAGATAACACTTTACCAAATAATACGATCGCCATTCTCGACGGCAATACGATCCGCATCGAAGGCGGCACTATTTTCGGCAGTAACTTATTTCATAGCTTTCAAGATTTTTCTTTACCAACTGGTACGGAAGCATTTTTCAATAACAACATAGACGTTCAAAATATTATCTCTCGCGTCACGGGCACTAACATATCTAATATTGATGGATTAATTCGCGCTAACGGCACTGCAAATTTATTTTTAATTAATCCCAATGGCATTATTTTTGGTGCAAATGCCAGATTAAATATTGGTGGTTCCTTTATCGCATCTACTGCTAACAATCTGACATTTGCAGACGGCAGTAACTTTTCTGCCACACAACCAACTGCTGCGCCTTTACTCACGGTTAGCGTACCCGTTGGTTTGCAGTTTGGGCCAAATTTACCCGGTGCGATCGAAGTGCGAGGTGCAAATCTCTCTGTGGAAACAGGCAGAACCTTAGGTTTGGTGGGTGGCGATGTCTCGATTTCTGGTGGTAACAACCCATCAGCCACCGGTTTAACGGCTGGGGGAATTCCGATCGCAATTATTGAAGGAAATGCCATACCAACTACACCAGGAGGAAGAATAGAATTAGGTAGCGTTATGCAAGGTAACGTTACTTTTAATTCCACAAATAATGGTTTTACTTTTAGTTATTTAAATATCCCAAATTTCGGCAATATCGAACTTTCACAATTAGCCAGAGTCGATACCAGCGGTACTGGTGGGGGAGAAATTCAGATTCAAGCTAGAAATTTACAAATTAAAAAAGGTTCTCGCCTTTCCTCTTTTACCTTAGGCAATTTGCCTGGGGGAAATATGACGGTGAATGCTTCTGAGTCAATCGAAATAACTGGTACAGGAAATTATGAAGAAAATGTGGTGCGGTTCGTAACGGGAACTGTGACGCCCAATAATCTCCGTAACGGTTTATTTACGATCGCTTTTGGCGCGGGGAAAGCAGGCGATATCACCATTAATACCCGTGATTTTATGGCAAGTAATGGGTCTTACATTGCTGCTTCTACCTTTGGTGGTGAAGGTGGAAATGTAACGTTAAATGCTACTCGTTATGTGGAACTCAGCGCTACTTTTATCGCTACTGGAACAGGGGTAGGCAATGCTGGTGATGCTGGTAAATTAACCTTGAATACTAGCAGATTTATCGCTAAAAATAACGGACTTTTAGTAACTTCTAGTTTTGGTGCTGGTAGAGGAGGAGATATTGAAGTTAATGCTTCTGATTCTATAGAAATTACGAGCAGTAACCCGATTCCTCTTTCACCTACAGCTAGGGCATTTGGGGGCATTTTTACTAGTGGTTTGGGGATGGGAGATGCGGGGGAATTGCGCGTAAATACTCGACAATTAATTCTTCGCAATGGTGCGGCTTTAGCTGCTAGTTCTTTTGCCCAAGGAGAAGGAGGAGATATTACGATTAAAGCAACAGAATCATTGGAATTAACGGGAAATTCGCCTGATGGTCAGCTTTTAAGCGCGATTACTTCCGTTACCGAACCGGGATCTACGGGTAGGGGAGGAAATTTAAGTATAGAAACCGATCGCGTAATTTTACGAGATGGCGGAAGAGTGAGCATTCGATCGCGAGGTAGCGGAGATGCAGGCAACTTAATATTAGATGCTAATTCGATTTTGATGGATAATGAGGGAGGTTTGGAAGGTACTTCTGTTTCTGGGGAAGGGGGAAATTTTACCGTGCGATCGCGTAATATTCAAATGCGGCGCAATAGTTTTATTTCGGCTACTGCCGGTACGGAAGGCGGTGATGGCAATGGCGGGAATATCAATATCAATGCAGATACTTTAGTTGCTTTGGAAAATAGCGATATCACGGCAAATTCTCTCACCAAACAAGGGGGAAGAGTATTTATCAACGCCCAAGGAATTTTTGGCATTCAACCTCGTTTATTACCTACTTCCGAAAGCGATATTACTGCAACTGGTGGAACGCCAGATTTAAATGGAACGGTGCAAATTAACACTCCTGATGTCACGCCGGGAACGGTGTTTATTGAATTGCCAGAAAATTTTTCCGACCTCAGCAATCAAATTGTCGCGGGTTGCCCTGCCGATCGCGGTAATCGTTTTGTGGTTACCGGAAGAGGCGGCTTACCTCCCGATCCTTCCCAAATACTGAGGGGGAGGACGGTTTGGCGAGATTTACGCCCGATCGATATTAGCGATCGTACTTCTGTCAGTTCCCATTACCCATCCCCCATTTCCCACTCCCTAATTGTGGAAGCAACCCAATGGGTAATTAATGCCAATGGTGAAGTAGAATTGTTGGCAAAATCGGAAAATAGTAACTATCAATTTGATAATTATACTAATTGTAGCGGTTAA